From Thalassospiraceae bacterium LMO-JJ14:
AGTGGTATTGCACAGGCAATCGGTCAGGGTGATTTGGATTTGAACCGCCTTCATCGCTGCCGCCAAGACACAATATTCAATGAACTGACGAAGCTTAAGGGGATAGGCCGTTGGACAGCGGAAATTTACCTGATGTTCGCGCTGGGCAAACCGGATATCATGCCCGTTGGGGATATTGCCCTGCAAGCTGCGGCTGGAAGGTTGCTGGGCATGAACGAACGCCCAGGCCCAGCCGAGTTGGAAGATATTGGTGAGCGCTGGCGACCTTACCGAAGCGTTGCGGCAGTCATGCTGTGGCATTTTTACAAGAAAATGCCGGCGGTAGGTTATCACCAGTCGCGCACCTGATTTCGCTCTCTTACAGATTGTCCTTCAGAAAATCCGTGAAAGTTGCCCAGGATTTTTCATCCGCAACCTTTCGGTAACGGTTTGATTCAAAAACTGTAAAGGCGTGTGGTGCGCCGGAATACACCTCGATTTCATATGTCACACCTGCCGCTTCGAGGCGTTTTGACAGGTCAGCGACATCATCCATGGTGATCGATGTATCAGCACCGCCATGCGCAATGAAAAGTGGGGGCGTGTCGCCGCTGTAATCCTGGCCTTCGGGCGTAGACAGGCCGCCATGGAAGGTTGCATAGCCGGCTATATCCTTGGCCTTGCCGGACCGGGCAAGTTCCAGCGTTGCCGCGCCGCCGAAGCAATATCCCATAACGATGGCCTTGCCTCCGTTCAGTTTGCGTGCCTCAGCAAGTCCGGCCAGGATCAGGGACCGCATCTTTTCGCGATCTTTATACAGCCTACCCGTCTCGGCTTTTTTGGCACCTGTTTCTGTTGGACGGTTGCCTTTACCGTAAAGATCGAGGGCAAAGGCGTCATAGCCCAATTTGGAAAGCATGTCGGCGCGCTTGTATTCGTAATCCGTCAAGCCGTCCCAATCGTGAATGACAAGCACAAGTCCCTTTGAAGCCCCCATGGCCGGCGCTTTATAGCCTTCAAGAGCCATATCGCCTGCACTATAGGTGACCTTTTCGCCGGCTATTGCAGTCGTGGAAATAACTGCTGACATGCCGAGTGCGAAAAAAGAAGAAAGAAGTCCACGCATCGTCGTTTCCTCCGTTGGAAAAAGAATACGATGTATACGTAGGATCGGATTCCATTTTTTTAAGCGGAATTTAAAACAGCCCGGGAAATTAAATGAATAAGGTGCCTGCGATCAGCGTTCGCGGAAGCTTTCTGACAAGGCTTTTACTACCGGTTTCAGGAGGAATTCGAGCAGCGTTTTTTTGCCTGTCTTGATGTCTGCGATAACTTCCATGCCTGGCAGCACCCGGTTCCGTTCCGGATCGTCGCCGACATAGTTTTTTGCCAGCTTGATCCGCGCCCGGTAGAAGGTACTTCCTTCTTCATCCTGAACCGTTGTTGCAGAGAAACCCTGAATGATGCCGTCGATGCCGCCGTATCGCGTGTAATCAAAGGCAGTGACTTTGACCGTCGCTTCCTGGCCAACGTAAATAAAGCCGATGTCCTGCGTGGAGATGCGCGCTTCGACAAAAAGTGCCGCGTCGTTCGGGATGACCTCAAGAACAGTGGAGCCGGGGGCAATCA
This genomic window contains:
- a CDS encoding DNA-3-methyladenine glycosylase 2 family protein, which produces MKHIRETCPHMRGAVELYGSPRSRKREPGFATLVRIIIDQQVSVQAGAAIWNRLETACGSVTHDTVLSLGEQGLRYCGLSGAKARYVSGIAQAIGQGDLDLNRLHRCRQDTIFNELTKLKGIGRWTAEIYLMFALGKPDIMPVGDIALQAAAGRLLGMNERPGPAELEDIGERWRPYRSVAAVMLWHFYKKMPAVGYHQSRT
- a CDS encoding dienelactone hydrolase family protein yields the protein MRGLLSSFFALGMSAVISTTAIAGEKVTYSAGDMALEGYKAPAMGASKGLVLVIHDWDGLTDYEYKRADMLSKLGYDAFALDLYGKGNRPTETGAKKAETGRLYKDREKMRSLILAGLAEARKLNGGKAIVMGYCFGGAATLELARSGKAKDIAGYATFHGGLSTPEGQDYSGDTPPLFIAHGGADTSITMDDVADLSKRLEAAGVTYEIEVYSGAPHAFTVFESNRYRKVADEKSWATFTDFLKDNL